The segment AGCAAGAGTCTCTTAGAGAGTCGACCGAGAAACAAACAACTGTAGCGGCAATCTTTAATCGGCTGCTTAGTGACAAAGAATTGTATAACAGCGAGGCTTGGGAAGACGTCCCATTAACCGAAACGGCGCAGACGTTTACAGGAGTGCCTCTTGAGCAACTGACACATCAAGAGTTGACTCACTACAATCGAGCGCTGTTAAAATCCGTATTCCCCACCGAATTATCTGCCGCGACTCCCGCTTATGCGGACGCCGATATGCACGCTTTGATTATTTCCGTCGGGCTCTTTTCCGTGTTATACACTACACTCGGCGGTCTGCGAGCTGTCGTCTGGACCGACGTTATTCAATTCTTCGTACTAATTCTGGGGGCGTTTCTGACGATCGGAATTATCGCCTGGGTGACAACCAGTACCCCCGTCGATTGGTTTAATACTGTAACCGAACGGAAGTATGAAGAGGTTGAATGGTACTCATTCGACGTTGGGAATCGTTCGACTGTGCTCTTTATTGTGACTAGTATGTTCTTTTGGTCGTTCTGTACTCACGGAGCAAACCAGGTCGCGCTGCAACGGTATTTTTCGACTCGGAATGTCCGCGAAGGTCGAAAGAGTTATTTGGTAAGTGCTTTCTCTGATATTGTTCTCGGGCTGGTCCTGGGGTGTGTCGGAATGGCATTGGTCTATTATGTCCAACATCCCGATGTTTCAGGGCTGCTACCAACGACGGCCGATCTGGACTCCGCCGTTAGTTCGATTCGGACGGAAGCACAAGATAAGGTGTTCCCGCAATTCATTCGTATCGCCCTCCCCGATGGAGTTCGAGGCTTGGTCGTCGCGGCTTTGTTTGCGGCTGCCATGTCGACGATCGACTCGGGGGCGAACTCGATCTCCACCATCGTCACGGTTGACTACTACCGACCATTTGCCAAAGAACAGGCAACCGCGAAGGCCGAACTGCGACTTGCAAGAACATTAACGGCGTCGATGGGATTACTGATTGTCGTCAGTACGATCTTCATCTATCATCTGTCCAAAGGGACCGACCTGATTTCCATCTGCCAGAAAGGCTTTAACTGCTTTCTGGGTCCGTTGGGTGGCCTCTTTTTCGTCGGTGTTTTCTCACCCTATGTTTCCTCTCGCTCTGCCATTCTGGGCGTACTTGTAGGAGAAGTCGTCGGTGTCTGTGCGAGTTACAGTCAGGAACTCTTTAATGCCAGCTTTTCGACTCACCTCGTCATTGCGGCAGCCTGGTTCGCGACAGTGGTCTCTGCGCATATCTTCGCTATGATCCTGCGAGACTTTGCTACAGAAGAGCAACGTCGCTGGATGTTTCGGCCTGTTCTGAATAATGATATTCCCGATGTGGATGAATTATCCCGGTCAAATGATTTGCCGAGCTGATTCCGGACACCTTCTTGTCGTGTGCATCCCAAACTTTCTCCCTGAAGCAAACTCAATTTGCTAAGTCCCCACCCGATAGAGTTCTATCTATGAGAGCCCCTCTCCAGTCGTTTGTGTTCCTTCTACTGTCGATATCATCCAGTCTCTTGATTGGAGCCGAAAAGCAAGGAGATTCCGATCGCCTTTACCTCGATCAGTTTCGACCGACATCCCAGTTGAAGGCGAAAGAGCACCAGTTAACACGTGCAAAGTTTCCCTGCGTCAACGTGCATACGCATCCAGGGAAATTAACTGCGGAAGAACTCGTTGAAATGGTGGATGTGATGGACGCCGCGAACATCGCTGTTTCGGTCAGTCTGGATGGCCCCGCGGGACGAGAATTTCCAATTCATTACCGCACGCTTACAGAAAGCCATCCAGGACGATTTGCTGTTTTTGTTCGCATGGATTATCAGGGAGATGGGCTGGACGACGACCTTGCTACCTGGGATGTAAATCAGCCCGGGTTTGGCTATCGAATGGCTGACAAGCTGTCGGAAGCAGTGCGATTGGGGGCCACTGGTTTAAAACTGCTCAAAACATTAGGGCTTTATCTGAAAGATGATAACGGCAAGTTACTCAAACCTGACGACCCCCGTTTCGATCCGGTCTGGCAACGAGCGGGTGAATTGGGCGTGCCCGTGTTATGGCACTGCGCCGATCCAATCGCTTTCTTTCAACCGATCGATGAACACAACGAACGCTGGGAGGAATTGTACCGGCATCCCGACTGGAGCTTTTATGGCGAAGAGTTCCCCGCGCATCAGGAATTGATCGATGCCCGGAACCGCGTCATCGCCCGGCATCCTGATACCCAATTTATCTGTGCGCACATGGCCGACATTCCAGAAGACCTGGAAAAGTTGGGGGCATACCTCGATCAATATCCAAACATGAACGTGGAGATTGCAGCCCGTGTTTCTGAACTGGGGCGGCAACCTTATACGGCTCGCAAGTTCTTCATGAAATATCAGGATCGGATCTTGTTCGGAACTGATGGTGTTCCGCCACTAACCGAATTGAATCCTCACTGGCGTTTTCTGGAAACGCGAGACGAGTATTTCCCGTATGAGGACAACGACTTTCCTCCTCAGGGGTTCTGGAATATCTACGGGCTGGGTTTGCCGGATGAAGTCCTTAAGAAAGTTTATTTCGAAAACCCTGTTCGCTTAATACCTGCCATCAAAACGGATGGTGAAAAAGTCTGGTCAGTTTCTGGTATGAAATAGGACCAGATTCCGCCTTTGCTCTAAATAAAAATACGGACATGAAATCAGACCTTGAAGGGCGGCAATTGAATTCGATATCGTGTTATTCCATTGAGTTCACAAGCTCTTCTCTCGGTGATTAAGCACCTGTCATGTCTGTCACACTCGATCAACATCTCGCTGGAAACCGCCTCCCACTGGTTGCAGAACTGGTGGAGTTTCCTGATCCGATTGAGGCTTTGTCGCGAGTGATCGATCTTCCTCGTCCTCTCCTGCTCGAGAGTGCACGTACCGATACCGAACTGGGCCGTTATTCGTTTCTGATGGCGGATCCGTTCCGGACATTTGATTTACAGGAAGCAACGACAGGCGATGATCCCTTCTTTGAATTAAGAGCAGAACTGGAACAGTTTCAGGCGAATCACATCGAAGGTCTTCCCCCTTTTCAAGGTGGCGCTGCGGGCTTGTTCAGTTATGAATTGGGACACGCTTGGGAAAAGCTGCCTCATGCTGTCTTTGATGAATTTCAAATCCCGGCGTTCTGTGCCGGGTTGTATGACTGGGTGATTGCCTGGGACCATCGGGAGCAACGATGTTGGATCATCTCTCATGGTTTTTCTCCGTCAGCCAATCTCGATCAGAATGCACGGGCGAAACGGACATCGGACGA is part of the Polystyrenella longa genome and harbors:
- a CDS encoding sodium:solute symporter family transporter, yielding MQLFSQTAPASGLATLDHLVIGIYLAAMMTMGFYLSFRQKSTEDFFLAGRNLPSWAVGISLMASLLSTITYLATPGEMFRSGPNYLFRYLGIPLVLMATWFIWVPFFMRLRLTSAYEYLERRFNYATRALAAFFCLMLILGWMAVVVLTASKAMTEIVQLDLNWFFGRNIPATQTMDDGSAVYVPSEILDGEVVADRILASAEEETAYGWIFKQMTVEEQESLRESTEKQTTVAAIFNRLLSDKELYNSEAWEDVPLTETAQTFTGVPLEQLTHQELTHYNRALLKSVFPTELSAATPAYADADMHALIISVGLFSVLYTTLGGLRAVVWTDVIQFFVLILGAFLTIGIIAWVTTSTPVDWFNTVTERKYEEVEWYSFDVGNRSTVLFIVTSMFFWSFCTHGANQVALQRYFSTRNVREGRKSYLVSAFSDIVLGLVLGCVGMALVYYVQHPDVSGLLPTTADLDSAVSSIRTEAQDKVFPQFIRIALPDGVRGLVVAALFAAAMSTIDSGANSISTIVTVDYYRPFAKEQATAKAELRLARTLTASMGLLIVVSTIFIYHLSKGTDLISICQKGFNCFLGPLGGLFFVGVFSPYVSSRSAILGVLVGEVVGVCASYSQELFNASFSTHLVIAAAWFATVVSAHIFAMILRDFATEEQRRWMFRPVLNNDIPDVDELSRSNDLPS
- a CDS encoding amidohydrolase family protein, with translation MRAPLQSFVFLLLSISSSLLIGAEKQGDSDRLYLDQFRPTSQLKAKEHQLTRAKFPCVNVHTHPGKLTAEELVEMVDVMDAANIAVSVSLDGPAGREFPIHYRTLTESHPGRFAVFVRMDYQGDGLDDDLATWDVNQPGFGYRMADKLSEAVRLGATGLKLLKTLGLYLKDDNGKLLKPDDPRFDPVWQRAGELGVPVLWHCADPIAFFQPIDEHNERWEELYRHPDWSFYGEEFPAHQELIDARNRVIARHPDTQFICAHMADIPEDLEKLGAYLDQYPNMNVEIAARVSELGRQPYTARKFFMKYQDRILFGTDGVPPLTELNPHWRFLETRDEYFPYEDNDFPPQGFWNIYGLGLPDEVLKKVYFENPVRLIPAIKTDGEKVWSVSGMK